One part of the Ochrobactrum quorumnocens genome encodes these proteins:
- a CDS encoding MraY family glycosyltransferase, with amino-acid sequence MILLLVSFLASAIFCGVGLYVLSALLPASFLAAKFNARSNHSVAARQIGGLALIPAIIVSLLMFGTDLGLTIDLVLSLSGACLLLWVIGGIDDRFELSVTTRFGSQFVAACLVVYGLGPDFRLLPELLPHWAEITLIVITLVAAINVTNFMDGLDCMTVAGVGVPMAGIALLATFHLAGIESGTIAAITAGGLLGFAFYNRPPASVFLGDSGSFPLGLLAGTALLLLARETHIAVALILPLYYVLDAGTTIILRGLAGENILKAHSKHAYQVAKRAGWSVWKVVSHVALLNIILTACAAAIMIFDHMLSQIIFVLIAVVAVLLLLLDFRGRFRKL; translated from the coding sequence ATGATCTTGCTGCTAGTCTCCTTTCTTGCAAGCGCCATTTTTTGCGGCGTCGGTCTTTATGTTTTGTCCGCGCTTCTGCCAGCAAGCTTTCTTGCGGCAAAATTCAATGCGCGCTCCAATCATAGCGTCGCCGCCCGGCAAATCGGCGGCCTTGCGCTCATACCGGCGATTATTGTCTCGCTTTTAATGTTCGGCACAGATCTTGGCCTAACTATTGATCTGGTCCTCAGTCTAAGCGGTGCCTGTTTATTACTCTGGGTTATCGGAGGTATTGATGATCGTTTCGAGCTTTCCGTCACAACACGCTTTGGCTCGCAGTTTGTGGCCGCATGCCTCGTGGTTTATGGGCTCGGCCCCGATTTCCGGCTATTGCCTGAGCTATTGCCCCATTGGGCAGAGATCACGCTGATTGTCATCACGCTTGTTGCCGCAATCAATGTCACAAATTTCATGGATGGCCTGGATTGTATGACCGTTGCAGGCGTTGGCGTGCCGATGGCTGGAATTGCGTTGCTGGCGACATTTCATCTCGCGGGCATCGAAAGCGGCACGATCGCTGCAATCACAGCGGGCGGGCTTCTCGGGTTTGCTTTTTACAACCGCCCACCCGCAAGCGTTTTTTTGGGCGATTCCGGCAGCTTTCCGCTGGGGCTGCTTGCCGGAACCGCGCTTTTGCTTCTGGCACGGGAAACGCATATAGCGGTCGCGCTTATTCTGCCGCTCTATTACGTGCTTGATGCCGGCACGACGATCATCTTACGCGGTCTGGCAGGCGAGAACATTCTGAAAGCACATTCAAAACACGCCTATCAGGTCGCCAAACGGGCCGGATGGAGCGTTTGGAAGGTGGTGAGCCATGTCGCCCTGCTCAATATCATTCTGACAGCATGTGCGGCAGCAATTATGATTTTCGACCATATGCTTTCGCAGATCATCTTCGTGCTTATCGCTGTGGTAGCCGTGCTTTTGCTGCTGCTCGATTTTCGCGGTCGTTTCAGGAAGTTATGA
- a CDS encoding ABC transporter permease encodes MSTDISSVAVPHEAVIAEPTKGAAVAIRDISEALLKYRLALIFGWQDVAQRYRRSRVGAFWLTLNMAVFIGALGLIFGTLFQSEMHEFLPYLCAGVITWGFISTCLNEGCTTFTSSDGIILQVRMPLFTHIMRAVWRNIIIFAHNIVIFPVLLLIFGKVISLSALWAIPGILLLIVNLAWMMLILATLCARFRDMTQVVTNILQVLFYATPIMWMVKILPDHVSRAFIEWNPFYHFIELVRAPLFGFPPTLLDWTFGFACAIIGWTIAIVFFGRYRWRVAYWL; translated from the coding sequence ATGAGCACAGACATTTCTAGTGTAGCTGTGCCTCACGAAGCTGTAATCGCCGAGCCGACAAAAGGTGCCGCAGTCGCTATTCGCGATATTAGTGAGGCCCTGTTAAAGTATCGACTGGCTTTGATTTTCGGCTGGCAGGATGTTGCTCAGCGCTATCGCCGCTCTAGGGTAGGTGCTTTCTGGCTTACCTTGAACATGGCTGTGTTTATCGGCGCGCTTGGGTTAATTTTTGGAACGCTTTTTCAAAGCGAGATGCATGAGTTCCTGCCATATTTGTGTGCGGGCGTTATTACTTGGGGCTTTATCTCTACTTGTCTAAACGAAGGATGTACGACATTTACTTCTTCTGACGGCATAATTTTACAAGTTCGAATGCCATTGTTCACCCATATAATGCGTGCGGTTTGGCGCAATATAATAATTTTTGCTCATAATATTGTCATATTTCCTGTTCTACTTCTCATTTTCGGCAAAGTAATTAGTTTAAGCGCGCTTTGGGCAATTCCAGGTATTTTATTGTTGATTGTTAACTTAGCTTGGATGATGCTTATTCTAGCAACGCTTTGTGCCAGATTTCGAGATATGACCCAAGTGGTAACAAATATTCTGCAAGTACTTTTCTATGCTACTCCTATCATGTGGATGGTTAAGATACTGCCCGATCATGTTTCGCGTGCGTTCATCGAATGGAACCCATTTTATCACTTTATCGAGCTAGTAAGAGCTCCGTTGTTCGGTTTTCCGCCGACTCTGCTTGATTGGACCTTCGGCTTTGCATGTGCGATAATTGGTTGGACCATCGCAATTGTATTTTTCGGGCGGTATCGTTGGCGCGTAGCATATTGGTTGTAG
- a CDS encoding ABC transporter ATP-binding protein, with the protein MSLIQLQNVSIEFPIYNSTSRSLKNRVLSIATGGKIERRTDRLVIVRGLDDVSMTFRDGDRVGLIGHNGSGKTTLLRVLSGIYTPTHGSSVINGNCVSLININLGIDPDATGRENIRLRSAMMGMSPNEIAEKFDQIADFSGLGEFLDVPFRTYSSGMQLRLAFATSTAVRPEILIMDEWLSTGDQDFKERANGRMRELVDSTRILILASHSKELMEKNCNRVIWLEHGRVKMDGIPGDVLPAYFGN; encoded by the coding sequence ATGAGTTTAATTCAGCTTCAGAATGTTAGCATTGAGTTCCCGATTTACAACTCAACCAGCCGCTCGCTCAAAAATAGAGTCCTTAGCATAGCAACGGGTGGTAAAATAGAAAGGCGCACGGACCGCTTAGTGATTGTTCGTGGTCTTGATGATGTTTCCATGACATTTAGGGACGGGGATCGCGTAGGTTTGATCGGTCATAACGGATCTGGAAAAACTACTCTTCTTCGCGTTTTGTCGGGTATTTATACACCCACTCACGGTAGCTCAGTGATAAACGGTAATTGCGTATCATTGATTAATATCAATCTGGGTATTGATCCTGATGCAACGGGACGGGAGAATATCCGTCTTCGCTCAGCTATGATGGGAATGTCGCCAAACGAAATAGCAGAGAAGTTTGATCAGATTGCGGATTTTTCGGGCCTAGGAGAGTTTCTCGATGTTCCGTTCCGTACCTATTCGTCTGGAATGCAACTAAGATTGGCTTTTGCTACATCTACTGCCGTTCGCCCTGAAATCCTAATAATGGATGAGTGGCTTTCAACTGGCGATCAGGACTTTAAGGAGCGCGCTAATGGACGTATGCGCGAGCTGGTGGATTCAACACGAATCTTGATCCTCGCCAGCCATTCGAAAGAATTAATGGAAAAGAATTGTAACCGAGTTATCTGGCTCGAGCATGGCCGAGTCAAAATGGACGGTATTCCTGGTGACGTTTTACCTGCTTACTTTGGAAATTAG
- a CDS encoding methyltransferase type 11 gives MSELSRRFRQLSNAIRYLARGDFSGFFSRLKWYGREYSHIQLSRKLANGNGIVWGILCTPHTLFIAQTIAERLAHHGIESEIVTGSVKSYDHDFYIVLCAQMFKRLPPANKRLIFQLEQSVSSRWFTPEYLKVLNDSFGILEYSLTNIEFLANNGISYPKVHYLPIGASPDVDTLNVKEPKQYDFIFYGDSLSSERRRIFLKKLQEKYSVKVCNDLFGDELYALIRKAKIVINIHYYEGALLEMPRLCECISLGVPVLSEGTTDQVEYPELEGAVKFFSQGCVDSMMTQASDMLDNLAMIDLTVGSAVTASAARFNFMMDRFLVAIGVVPANIILGQPIYMVKKSDFYALSLPETIERRRAIAQSLPEGCELFDGIRHSLGWIGCGGSFSALSRFALANNLSMLTVIEDDVELPNDFNHVLKEINEYLDARKSSWDIFSGLMADVHPSAKILAVEEVGGRTYVTIDKMTSTVFNIYSKSALEIISQWNPLNTDAVNNTIDRYLERRAGLRVVVTLPFIAGHKEDATSTLWGFENERYTPMIAEAQRKIEAMVRDWQLL, from the coding sequence ATGTCAGAGCTTTCAAGAAGATTTAGGCAACTGTCAAACGCGATCCGTTATTTGGCGCGAGGAGACTTTTCCGGGTTTTTTAGCCGCTTAAAGTGGTACGGACGGGAATACTCCCACATCCAATTAAGTCGAAAGTTAGCTAACGGAAATGGCATCGTGTGGGGAATTCTTTGCACGCCGCATACACTTTTCATCGCGCAAACAATAGCTGAGCGCTTAGCACACCATGGAATTGAAAGCGAAATTGTAACGGGTTCGGTAAAGAGCTATGATCATGATTTCTATATCGTGTTATGTGCTCAGATGTTCAAACGTCTGCCTCCAGCAAACAAAAGATTGATCTTTCAGCTGGAACAATCTGTAAGTTCTCGATGGTTTACGCCAGAGTACTTGAAGGTGCTCAACGATTCATTCGGAATTCTCGAATATTCGCTAACGAATATCGAATTTCTTGCCAACAATGGAATAAGCTATCCCAAAGTGCACTATTTACCGATTGGTGCATCGCCGGACGTTGATACTTTAAATGTTAAAGAGCCTAAACAATATGACTTTATTTTTTATGGCGATAGTTTGAGTAGTGAAAGAAGGCGAATTTTTCTTAAAAAGCTACAAGAAAAATACAGCGTAAAAGTATGTAATGATTTGTTTGGTGATGAACTCTACGCCCTCATTCGTAAAGCGAAAATCGTTATCAACATTCACTACTATGAAGGTGCTTTGTTGGAAATGCCCCGCCTATGCGAGTGTATCTCGTTGGGCGTACCGGTTCTTTCTGAAGGTACCACTGATCAAGTTGAGTATCCTGAACTTGAAGGTGCAGTAAAGTTTTTCAGTCAAGGTTGTGTCGACAGTATGATGACGCAAGCGTCGGACATGCTGGATAATTTGGCAATGATAGATCTAACGGTTGGAAGCGCGGTTACTGCTAGCGCCGCACGTTTCAATTTTATGATGGATCGCTTTTTAGTAGCCATTGGAGTAGTTCCAGCCAATATCATTCTCGGCCAACCGATATACATGGTCAAAAAAAGTGACTTTTATGCACTTTCGCTGCCCGAGACAATAGAACGACGAAGAGCAATAGCGCAGTCGCTGCCAGAGGGCTGTGAATTGTTTGACGGCATTCGACACAGCTTGGGGTGGATCGGTTGTGGTGGTAGCTTTAGCGCTTTATCACGCTTTGCTCTTGCAAATAATTTGAGTATGCTAACCGTTATTGAAGATGACGTAGAACTTCCAAACGACTTTAATCATGTCCTTAAAGAGATTAATGAGTATCTCGATGCAAGAAAATCAAGTTGGGATATTTTTTCGGGCTTGATGGCGGATGTGCATCCTTCAGCAAAAATTCTTGCTGTCGAAGAGGTAGGTGGGCGCACCTATGTCACCATCGATAAGATGACCAGCACAGTGTTTAATATATATAGTAAAAGTGCGTTGGAAATTATTTCTCAATGGAATCCTCTCAATACCGATGCTGTGAATAATACTATTGATAGATATTTGGAGCGTCGCGCGGGCCTTCGCGTTGTAGTGACGCTCCCATTTATTGCTGGTCATAAGGAGGACGCGACCTCGACTCTTTGGGGCTTCGAAAACGAGCGCTACACTCCAATGATCGCGGAAGCACAGAGGAAAATTGAAGCGATGGTTCGGGATTGGCAGCTTCTCTAG
- a CDS encoding acyltransferase family protein has translation MDHLRFYAAALVVVYHGFVESIGHFGEVSLNPIKGLFMQGHTGVGLFLVLSGFLFGSIGDGREIQYGKYLFNRITRIYPLYIFAIVIALSMNYTEYSSVQTLLLTFPVFSLVELSKIPMFGQLWTIAVEFQFYLIFPFIMMAVNRRGIRYAFLLLALMVFLKLWIFLMKGTVREISYMTLVGRLDQFLIGMIFAHFMSRYKEALRNPFHLILSAAIVLAIMFTFNLAGGYFGTPHLSIWVVWPTIEAIMWGYFACSYMRCSIDMPHTLDKVVRFLGETSYSIYIMHMVAISFTYRLIPRLHITDTERLDALVTSFLIAFPASLSLAVCTFFLIERPFFHFKKKYTTSINAS, from the coding sequence ATGGACCATTTACGTTTCTATGCAGCAGCACTTGTAGTCGTATACCACGGGTTCGTAGAAAGTATTGGTCATTTCGGAGAGGTCAGTTTGAATCCAATAAAAGGCCTTTTCATGCAGGGTCATACAGGTGTTGGCCTTTTTCTTGTACTAAGTGGGTTCTTATTTGGAAGCATCGGAGATGGTAGGGAAATACAATATGGAAAATATCTCTTTAATCGTATAACCAGAATATATCCTCTATATATATTTGCTATAGTAATAGCATTATCGATGAACTATACAGAGTATTCATCTGTGCAAACATTGCTTTTGACATTTCCAGTTTTTAGTCTCGTTGAACTGTCAAAGATACCAATGTTTGGCCAGCTCTGGACTATTGCGGTTGAGTTTCAATTCTATTTAATTTTCCCGTTTATTATGATGGCTGTCAATCGTCGAGGCATACGTTACGCGTTTCTTTTACTCGCATTAATGGTTTTTCTGAAACTCTGGATCTTTCTTATGAAGGGGACAGTGCGCGAAATCTCTTACATGACTCTTGTAGGACGCTTGGATCAATTTTTAATTGGGATGATCTTCGCCCACTTTATGAGCAGGTATAAAGAAGCCCTGCGAAACCCGTTCCACCTTATTTTGTCGGCAGCTATTGTATTGGCCATAATGTTTACATTTAACTTGGCTGGAGGTTATTTTGGCACGCCCCATCTCAGCATCTGGGTGGTTTGGCCCACAATTGAAGCAATCATGTGGGGATACTTTGCTTGTTCATATATGCGCTGCTCAATAGATATGCCTCATACGTTGGATAAAGTGGTAAGATTTTTGGGTGAGACTAGCTATTCTATTTATATAATGCATATGGTTGCCATATCATTTACGTACAGATTAATCCCTCGTCTACATATTACTGATACGGAAAGATTAGACGCGCTCGTTACATCTTTCCTTATTGCCTTCCCCGCCTCACTATCTCTGGCAGTGTGTACATTTTTTCTTATTGAGAGGCCTTTTTTTCATTTCAAGAAAAAGTATACAACGTCCATTAACGCATCTTAA
- a CDS encoding glycosyltransferase family protein, whose translation MKTRVACLGHRVYFENHFCELKSRFFDVAWFDYDHFSNVVYDDIRLFRPDITLIYRPELHKAANLTAIPGYKIGFSTEPLPKIAVDGTVKTSSETDRRLSMISHLQKDGFNRIYHYDKGSKSFIEQNGLPIDDYAVIPVNTNYFNPSRMPKQKWDILFLGKATERRSRILSRLKNHNVSFLWIEHGVSGSELGKLFKRSRCILNIHADDIQALAPRVYLAAACGVPVLTDPTGDTDFPFSRLVRTVDMNELSLNVVKYNVEDVKDSGVLSDREYLDRCLDDISVERFLMNTIDKII comes from the coding sequence ATGAAGACGCGCGTTGCTTGTCTAGGGCACAGAGTTTACTTCGAAAACCACTTCTGTGAGTTAAAGTCACGTTTCTTTGACGTTGCCTGGTTTGACTACGATCATTTTTCCAATGTTGTCTATGACGATATAAGATTGTTTAGGCCGGACATAACCCTAATTTATCGACCAGAATTACATAAAGCTGCGAATCTAACCGCCATTCCTGGGTATAAGATAGGCTTTTCTACAGAACCTCTTCCCAAAATTGCAGTCGACGGTACCGTAAAAACATCCTCGGAAACGGACCGCAGGCTTTCGATGATTTCTCATCTGCAGAAGGATGGCTTTAATCGAATTTATCACTACGATAAGGGCTCGAAATCTTTCATAGAACAAAACGGCCTTCCTATTGATGATTATGCTGTCATACCCGTAAACACTAATTACTTTAATCCTAGCCGCATGCCCAAGCAAAAGTGGGACATTCTTTTTCTTGGTAAGGCGACGGAGAGACGGTCAAGGATTCTATCCCGTTTGAAAAACCATAACGTGTCATTTCTTTGGATTGAACATGGGGTTAGCGGGAGTGAACTAGGAAAATTATTCAAGCGCTCCCGGTGCATCCTCAACATACATGCGGATGATATCCAAGCACTAGCACCTCGTGTTTATCTAGCTGCTGCTTGTGGTGTACCCGTATTGACGGATCCGACCGGTGACACGGACTTCCCTTTTTCCAGATTAGTTCGTACGGTAGATATGAACGAGCTATCACTCAATGTAGTGAAATATAATGTAGAGGATGTGAAGGATTCGGGCGTGTTATCTGATCGAGAGTATCTAGATAGATGTCTAGATGACATCTCTGTAGAACGTTTTTTGATGAATACTATAGATAAGATTATTTGA
- a CDS encoding methyltransferase domain-containing protein has protein sequence MSNVEINEFHMPISYKERLENDYFDDRSFLSKIVVHQPEIYYAADFIFRQTERSIIVDIGSGNGKKLASIGSTAKKKYAIDFGVNVAFFKEHYPECVTFDLDLENSNRNQLPKIDWKASVVICADVIEHLRSPLGLIDCLKHIYDSGGIIVLSTPDREKLHGYLHDGPPVNPAHVREWTLSELSALFAAHSMKPAFAGYSISDNMKRKKYNSVIILDRAINRNCEDLSISPLGIVSCFNDSDIIEQLSRKHLDSGIDLHFLDNWSNDGTFEILQNLQVEYPSRVTLERFPSEPTTEYVWRAILTRKAEIGFGFMGRWIIHIDSDELRTSPWSDISLSRGLAIAQEYGSSAVEFGVVEYPPLDDDFCGKIDPVEHFTHCYFSKQPSHFLQTKAWLQGSHLIDLSSTGGHHAQFPGKRVFPYRFILDHFPIRSTQHGLKKVLKDRKPRFSQQEVNDLGWHTHYDIVSDGYRFLSLKEFHIEHGADFLVNNVLEIVTDVVLQRMQGRLVFPSNNDF, from the coding sequence ATGAGTAACGTCGAGATCAACGAATTTCATATGCCGATTTCATATAAAGAACGGCTTGAAAATGATTATTTTGATGACCGTTCTTTTTTAAGTAAGATAGTTGTTCATCAGCCGGAGATTTACTACGCGGCTGATTTCATATTTCGTCAAACTGAACGTAGTATAATTGTTGATATTGGATCAGGTAACGGTAAGAAACTTGCTTCAATAGGTTCCACAGCAAAGAAAAAATATGCGATTGACTTCGGCGTAAACGTTGCTTTTTTTAAAGAGCATTATCCCGAATGCGTAACTTTTGACCTAGATCTAGAGAATTCCAACCGGAATCAATTGCCAAAAATTGATTGGAAAGCGTCAGTTGTTATCTGTGCTGACGTGATTGAACATCTTAGGTCTCCGTTGGGGCTAATTGATTGTTTAAAGCATATATACGATTCTGGTGGCATTATTGTTTTATCGACCCCTGACCGCGAAAAGCTGCACGGATATTTGCATGATGGTCCACCTGTAAATCCGGCGCATGTTCGGGAATGGACGCTGTCTGAGCTCTCCGCTTTATTTGCAGCACATAGCATGAAGCCCGCATTCGCTGGCTACTCCATAAGCGATAATATGAAACGGAAAAAGTACAACAGCGTCATTATATTGGATCGTGCGATCAATAGGAATTGCGAAGATCTTTCTATAAGTCCTTTAGGAATCGTATCATGCTTTAATGACTCGGACATCATTGAGCAGTTGTCTAGAAAGCACCTGGACAGCGGAATAGATCTTCATTTTCTCGATAACTGGTCAAATGATGGCACATTTGAAATACTTCAAAACTTACAAGTAGAATATCCCAGCAGAGTTACACTCGAAAGATTCCCTTCTGAGCCTACAACGGAATACGTTTGGAGAGCGATACTAACGCGTAAAGCTGAAATCGGCTTTGGTTTTATGGGGCGCTGGATAATTCATATCGATAGTGACGAGTTACGTACATCACCATGGTCAGACATCTCATTAAGCCGTGGGCTCGCAATCGCCCAAGAATACGGAAGCAGTGCTGTTGAATTTGGCGTTGTCGAGTATCCACCGCTAGATGACGATTTCTGTGGTAAAATTGATCCTGTTGAGCATTTCACGCACTGCTATTTTTCCAAGCAGCCATCCCATTTTCTGCAGACCAAAGCGTGGCTGCAAGGAAGCCATTTGATTGACCTTTCATCAACAGGCGGGCATCACGCGCAGTTCCCAGGAAAGCGAGTTTTTCCATATAGATTTATTCTTGACCATTTTCCTATTCGGTCGACGCAGCACGGGTTGAAGAAAGTCCTGAAAGATCGAAAGCCGCGATTTAGCCAACAAGAAGTGAACGATCTCGGGTGGCACACCCATTATGATATCGTCTCAGACGGTTATCGGTTCCTCAGTCTGAAGGAATTTCATATTGAGCACGGTGCTGACTTCTTGGTGAACAACGTTCTTGAAATTGTCACGGACGTCGTTCTTCAACGAATGCAGGGGCGCTTAGTTTTCCCCAGCAATAATGATTTTTAG
- a CDS encoding IS4 family transposase encodes MARPGSCIHELAKGQRRGEVGFGRFLRNPSVTVAALSEAAGNRTRERVAGRDILAIQDTSEIVLGGPKLRKAGFGPVGRGGFLGGVLLHPVLAVDAMSGELVGLADIAVWNRGKRNDLHHARRPLEQKESQKWLNGARRASEVLAKALRITVVSDRESDLYEDFALKPENVQVLIRASANRNLVNGEKLFGYASRLPEAERINVTIPASPGRPIREVRLALRFGPVTIKRPERGMPSLDLKCLPEMVKLNLVDICEIDPPNGAEPIHWRLLTSHEVEDFCMAHLMLDFYRKRWLIEEYFRTLKSAGFKIENARMSDPKVFMNFAALAAIAAVTVTQMLRARDNPSGQALVDAFDPDDRPLLLAICKDYEGEAPTARQKNPHPPNTLAFATWIIARLGAWTGYYGKPGPATLSRGLRRYYEIKYGARISAGIV; translated from the coding sequence GTGGCTCGGCCAGGCTCATGTATTCATGAGCTTGCTAAAGGCCAGCGGCGCGGCGAGGTTGGCTTTGGGCGATTTTTACGCAACCCCTCGGTGACAGTTGCAGCTTTGAGCGAAGCCGCAGGCAATAGAACTAGGGAGCGTGTCGCGGGCCGCGATATTCTGGCCATCCAGGACACTAGCGAGATTGTGCTGGGCGGGCCGAAGTTGCGGAAGGCGGGTTTTGGGCCAGTCGGTCGTGGTGGCTTTCTGGGCGGAGTTCTGCTGCATCCTGTGCTGGCGGTCGATGCAATGAGTGGTGAGTTGGTGGGTCTCGCCGACATTGCGGTGTGGAACCGCGGTAAACGAAATGACTTGCATCACGCACGCAGGCCCCTGGAGCAAAAGGAATCCCAGAAATGGCTCAATGGCGCAAGGCGGGCCAGCGAGGTTTTGGCCAAGGCTTTGCGCATCACGGTCGTTTCAGACAGGGAAAGCGATCTTTATGAGGATTTTGCACTGAAGCCTGAGAATGTGCAGGTGCTGATCCGAGCCAGTGCCAACCGCAACCTTGTTAACGGCGAGAAGTTGTTTGGATATGCTTCCCGTTTGCCGGAAGCTGAACGCATAAATGTCACGATCCCCGCCAGTCCTGGCAGGCCAATCCGAGAGGTGCGTCTGGCGCTGCGCTTCGGCCCCGTGACGATCAAGAGACCGGAACGCGGCATGCCAAGCCTTGACCTCAAATGCTTGCCTGAGATGGTCAAACTTAATCTGGTTGATATCTGTGAAATTGATCCCCCGAATGGTGCAGAGCCCATCCACTGGCGCTTGCTCACCAGCCATGAGGTTGAAGACTTTTGCATGGCCCATCTGATGCTGGATTTTTACCGCAAGCGCTGGCTTATCGAAGAATATTTCCGCACCCTGAAGTCGGCGGGGTTCAAGATAGAGAATGCCAGGATGAGTGACCCGAAGGTCTTCATGAATTTCGCTGCCCTTGCAGCCATTGCTGCAGTGACGGTCACCCAGATGCTGCGCGCCCGCGACAATCCTTCCGGTCAGGCACTCGTCGATGCCTTTGATCCTGATGACAGGCCTTTGCTTCTCGCAATCTGTAAGGACTACGAAGGCGAGGCTCCAACCGCACGCCAGAAAAATCCTCATCCGCCGAACACGTTGGCTTTTGCCACTTGGATCATCGCAAGGCTTGGAGCTTGGACCGGCTACTACGGCAAGCCTGGCCCCGCAACGCTCTCACGCGGCCTCAGGCGTTATTATGAGATCAAATACGGTGCACGAATATCAGCGGGAATTGTGTGA
- a CDS encoding sulfotransferase family protein has translation MQKSNSANGGEIITVLGMHRSGTSCLTGILQEAGLHLGEVVTWAPHNLKGNRENISIRELNDQVLKFNNADWDHPRIVTTWPDYLALQRDRIINSFVSDDVQKWGFKDPRTTFTYPFWQQAVPLRFVGTYRHPQLVAASLNARNGWDMGRGLELWFDYNRTMLDLWHQKNFPIVRFDQHPSEYMSDTQMVLELLGLPPGGVRFFDSELVHQSIDEQNLYAPLPDHIDQLWRDMLLHYSETT, from the coding sequence ATGCAAAAATCGAACAGCGCCAATGGTGGGGAGATTATAACGGTTCTAGGAATGCATCGAAGTGGAACAAGTTGTCTCACAGGAATCCTTCAAGAGGCTGGTCTTCATTTGGGAGAGGTTGTTACGTGGGCACCTCACAACCTCAAAGGTAACCGCGAGAACATCAGCATAAGAGAGCTAAACGACCAAGTGCTTAAGTTCAATAACGCTGACTGGGACCATCCCCGAATTGTAACAACATGGCCGGACTATTTAGCCCTCCAACGTGATAGGATCATTAATTCTTTTGTTTCGGACGATGTCCAGAAATGGGGATTCAAGGACCCGCGAACAACGTTTACCTACCCATTTTGGCAGCAGGCAGTGCCGTTAAGATTCGTCGGCACGTACCGTCATCCTCAGCTCGTAGCCGCGTCACTGAATGCACGGAACGGCTGGGATATGGGGCGTGGGTTGGAGCTGTGGTTCGATTACAATCGAACCATGCTGGACCTTTGGCATCAGAAAAACTTTCCAATTGTTCGTTTTGATCAACACCCAAGCGAGTATATGTCTGACACGCAAATGGTACTCGAATTGCTTGGGCTTCCGCCGGGGGGCGTTCGCTTCTTCGATAGCGAACTGGTTCATCAGTCAATCGACGAGCAAAATCTCTATGCGCCTCTCCCAGACCACATCGATCAACTTTGGCGGGATATGCTCCTCCACTACTCGGAGACCACCTGA